Proteins from a single region of Bombus vancouverensis nearcticus chromosome 5, iyBomVanc1_principal, whole genome shotgun sequence:
- the Herc4 gene encoding HECT and RLD domain containing E3 ubiquitin ligase 4, whose protein sequence is MANWNKKRRMACEPVIKGQKSLLKKGDMFCWGNTRHGELGLGGIEDEIILVPCQVDFKKASEIQQIACGENYTVVITHDGKIYSCGNNDYGQLGHEQGRKRLQLILGLDAFVFKKVACGAYHTIAVNEWGQLFSWGSNSEGQLGLNSKNFMECSPRMVKALGTSIIVQVACGMKHALALTNNGELYSWGSNSEGQLGLGVDIRCEIKPKLINTLAGVPIAFIACGGYHSIAISKSGAIFGWGKNTFGQLGLNDTQNRNLPHQLQTLRNAKICYAACGEEFSVFLTVDGGVFTCGAGMYGQLGHGSNNNEILPRQVMELMGSTVTQISCGKRHTLALVPSQGRVYAWGLGGAGQLGNNSTRSIPTPQVVRGPWVVPNGSSMMDLDKQFSSCTVGYVVKHIFTGGDHCFATVVTQNDNIKPDDCRTLESSSQILTITEEQLMACQRVPPYSSVDHELMTYLETVFKSLSCVNGSFLFKNDARYGCSSKHHGVDLDQATKLFGIIRELDNSTIQELIFTCISDSLISSFVNLPPKIISPECLRIYLILPLYHGFVNPLNCNLLHKPFCKAILALHPEVLEIVRNWWLEAPPHYFERLVRVHKSVVLHYVKQSKPNKGILWDVTLQVILDSLYLLNKLNNEDSEGNKVPYSTFHLPELVELIDIRADYIKWISEKESFSARYYQKVFCNYPFLLDANAKIILLETDQAIQMQSAMNEAATRAVMNQIFLDPFSVDSRHHNQFVILNVSRENIVADTLRELGHYNSSDLKKPLRVKFHGEEAEDAGGVKKEFFMLLLREILDPKYGMFKQYEETRVIWFSEDSFEDEKMYFLIGILCGLVIYNFIIIDLPFPLALYKKLLREPVALNDIKDMSPVFAKSMQNILDYEEADFEEVFGLHFEVVREVFGEKKIYELTPNGSKVPVTLKNKKQFVDLYVDYTLNKSVENHFYAFNQGFHKVCGGRVLELFHSYELMAVVVGNEDYDWEELERNASYKEGYTKDDPTIALFWQVFRELTLEEKKKFLLFLTGSDRIPIQGMRAIRITIQPMSDERLLPVAHTCFNLLDLPRYQTRERLRYKLLQAIQQTHGFSLV, encoded by the exons atg GCAAATTGGAATAAAAAACGACGCATGGCCTGTGAGCCTGTTATAAAAGGGCAAAAATCTTTACTTAAAAAGGGAGATATGTTTTGTTGGGGTAATACTAGACACGGAGAATTAGGTTTAGGTGGTATAGAGGATGAAATTATTTTAGTTCCATGTCAAGTTGATTTTAAAAAAGCTTCAGAAATTCAGCAAA TTGCTTGTGGTGAAAATTATACAGTGGTTATTACTCATGATGGTAAAATATATTCATGTGGAAATAATGACTATGGACAACTTGGTCATGAACAAGGAAGGAAAAGATTAC aatTAATACTTGGATTAGATgcatttgtatttaaaaaagtaGCTTGTGGAGCATATCATACCATAGCAGTAAACGAATGGGGTCAATTGTTTAGTTGGGGATCTAATTCAGAAGGTCAACTAG GTTTAAATTCCAAAAATTTTATGGAATGTTCACCACGTATGGTAAAGGCTCTAGGTACAAGTATTATAGTACAAGTAGCTTGTGGTATGAAACATGCTCTTGCATTAACAAATAATGGAGAATTATACAGCTGGGGTTCTAATAGTGAAGGGCAACTTGGTTTAGGTGTTGATATTAGATGTGAAATAAAACCTAAACTTATCAATACTTTAGCTGGTGTTCCTATTGCTTTTATTGCCTGTGGAGGATATCATAGCATAGCTATATCAAAATCAG GAGCTATATTTGGATGGGGAAAAAATACATTTGGGCAGTTAGGGCTAAATGATACACAAAATAGAAATTTACCACATCAATTGCAAACATTACGAAATGCAAAAATATGTTATGCGGCTTGCGGAGAagaattttctgtatttttaacAGTT GATGGTGGAGTATTTACATGTGGTGCGGGAATGTATGGTCAATTAGGACATGGgagtaataataatgaaattttacctcGTCAAGTTATGGAACTTATGGGTAGCACAGTTACACAG atCTCATGCGGCAAAAGACATACCTTGGCATTGGTACCATCACAAGGTAGAGTTTATGCATGGGGCTTGGGTGGTGCAGGCCAATTAGGTAACAATTCTACTCGAAGCATACCAACTCCACAAGTAGTACGTGGTCCATGGGTTGTACCAAATGGCTCTTCGATGATGGACCTTGATAAGCAATTCAGTTCTTGTACAGTTGGCTATGTCGTTAAACATATTTTCACTGGTGGAGATCATTGTTTTGCTACAGTAGTTACACAAAAT GATAATATAAAACCAGACGACTGTAGAACATTGGAAAGCTCCTCTCAAATTCTTACGATAACTGAAGAACAATTAATGGCATGTCAACGAGTTCCACCATATTCATCTGTTGATCATGAACTTATGAC ATATCTAGAAACGGTATTTAAAAGTCTATCCTGTGTAAATGGATCATTCTTATTTAAAAACGATGCTCGTTATGGATGTTCAAGTAAGCATCATGGAGTGGATCTTGATCAAGCAACTAAATTATTCGGAATTATTAGAGAATTGGATAACAGCACAATTCAAGAATtg ATATTTACTTGCATATCAGACAGCTTGATTTCTTCCTTCGTTAACTTGCCACCTAAAATAATTTCTCCGGAATGTTTAAGAATCTATTTAATATTACCCCTGTATCATGGTTTCGTAAATCCActtaattgtaatttattacaTAAGCCATTCTGCAAAGCTATTTTAGCATTACATCCAGAAGTTCTTGAAATTGTTAGAAATTGGTGGCTTGAAGCACCGCCTCATTATTTTGAGAGATTAGTTAGAGTTCATAAGTCAGTTGTTCTGCATTATGTAAAACAATCTAAACCAAATAAG ggTATATTATGGGATGTGACGTTGCAAGTTATATTAGATTCTTTATACTTGCTAAATAAATTGAACAATGAAGATTCTGAAGGCAATAAAGTACCTTATTCTACATTTCATTTGCCAGAATTAGTAGAGCTTATAGACATAAGGGCCGATTACATAAAGTGGATTTCAGAGAAAGAATCTTTTTCAGCACGTTAT TATCAGAAGGTGTTTTGTAATTATCCATTCCTTCTTGACGCAAATGCTAAAATTATATTGCTTGAAACGGATCAAGCTATTCAG ATGCAATCAGCAATGAATGAAGCAGCAACCCGAGCTGTAATGAATCAAATATTTCTTGATCCATTTTCTGTAGACTCACGACATCATAATCAGTTTGTAATATTAAACGTTTCACGGGAAAATATAGTTGCTGATACTTTACGAGAATTGGGACACTATAACTCTAGTGACTTAAAAAAGCCTCTTCGA GTAAAATTTCACGGCGAGGAAGCAGAAGATGCAGGTGGAGTTAAAAAGGAGTTTTTTATGTTATTACTGAGAGAAATTCTAGATCCCAAATATGGCATGTTCAAACAATATGAAGAAACTAGAGTTATTTGGTTCAGTGAAGATTCATTTGAGGATGAAAAGatgtattttttaattggaatccTTTGTGGACtagttatttataattttataattattgatTTACCATTTCCATTAGCTCTATATAAGAAATTGTTACGTGAACCAGTTGCCTTAAATGATATCAAAGATATGTCACCAGTTTTTGCCAA GAGTATGCAAAATATACTTGATTACGAAGAAGCAGATTTTGAAGAAGTCTTTGGTTTACACTTCGAAGTGGTCAGGGAAGTGTTTGgagaaaaaaagatatatgaACTTACACCAAATGGTAGTAAAGTTCCTGTTACATTGAAAAATAA GAAACAATTTGTTGATTTATATGTAGATTATACATTAAACAAATCCGTGGAAAATCATTTTTATGCTTTTAATCAAGGTTTTCATAAAGTTTGTGGCGGTCGTGTATTGGAATTATTTCACAGTTATGAACTTATGGCCGTTGTAGTAGGAAATGAAGATTACGATTGGGAGGAATTAGAAAGGAATGCAAGTTATAAAGAAGGATATACAAAAGATGATCCTACGATTGCGCTATTTTGGCAAGTGTTTCGCGAACTTACattagaagaaaagaaaaagtttttgttatttttaacagGAAGTGATAGAATACCTATACAAGGCATGAGAGCGATTAGG atTACAATACAACCAATGAGTGATGAACGTTTACTACCCGTTGCTCATACATGTTTTAATTTACTTGATTTACCACGATATCAAACCCGAGAAAGGTTACGATATAAACTATTACAAGCAATTCAGCAAACCCATGGCTTTTCTTTAGTATAA
- the LOC117159908 gene encoding uncharacterized protein LOC117159908 isoform X1 → MSAQRAMFVNKQFNSPINLYSPQAIQETLDRQTQVLANGAVGIDFNQLAKPANLQNSAVLRMLEEEEARQRGGQPRLKRVAWPPPPEDQDLDFVEQGPVQAKTRGIGDLASYQSSPSSGSSPQPPSTIARSSTRSAVPSSPSPVSPGGTLRQPSHFQLQSAPKGWRPVTPPATSPISQQPIQPNWYNQQQQQDHRAQQHPQDYSSPRLAQTHAPAVFEAPPSTITLRPEPPISQAPAPVYQAQPAATKAPVSGNMRGDLKWPPASVRAQTEAENRARMELAKGPAVRPRRVHKDYSGFFAQHALNSTYPGYRAPPGTQYFTPSYHN, encoded by the exons ATGTCTGCGCAGAGGGCAATGTTCGTGAACAAACAATTCAACTCTCCTATCAATTTGTATTCACCTCAAGCAATACAGGAAACTTTGGATAGGCAAACTCAAGTTCTAGCTAATGGTGCAGTTGG GATCGATTTCAATCAACTCGCCAAACCAGCGAATTTACAAAACAGTGCGGTCCTACGAATGCTTGAAGAGGAAGAAGCAAGGCAACGAGGTGGTCAACCCA GACTTAAGCGCGTAGCTTGGCCTCCACCTCCAGAAGATCAGGATTTGGATTTCGTGGAGCAAGGACCCGTACAAGCGAAG ACTCGTGGAATCGGTGATCTCGCCTCGTACCAGAGCAGTCCCTCGTCAGGTTCATCACCCCAGCCGCCTTCGACGATCGCTCGTTCGTCGACTCGAAGCGCCGTTCCATCGTCTCCGTCGCCCGTTAGTCCTGGTGGAACACTGCGACAACCGTCACACTTTCAACTTCAGTCAGCGCCAAAGGGTTGGCGACCGGTAACACCACCGGCTACTTCTCCCATCTCGCAACAACCGATACAGCCGAATTGGTACAATCAGCAACAGCAACAAGATCATCGTGCTCAG CAGCATCCTCAAGATTATAGTTCACCACGATTGGCACAAACTCACGCTCCTGCCGTTTTTGAAGCACCACCGTCCACAATCACACTTCGCCCGGAGCCTCCAATCTCACAG GCACCAGCGCCAGTTTACCAAGCACAACCTGCCGCGACAAAGGCTCCAGTAAGCGGAAACATGAGAGGAGACTTGAAGTGGCCGCCAGCATCGGTGAGAGCTCAAACGGAAGCCGAAAACAGAGCTAGGATGGAATTAGCGAAAGGTCCTGCTGTTAGACCTCGCAGAGTGCACAAGGACTATAGCGGATTTTTCGCTCAACACGCTTTGAACAGTACCTATCCTGGTTATCGAGCCCCGCCAGGCACTCAATACTTCACCCCTTCTTATCATAATTAG
- the LOC117159908 gene encoding uncharacterized protein LOC117159908 isoform X6, whose amino-acid sequence MSAQRAMFVNKQFNSPINLYSPQAIQETLDRQTQVLANGAVGIDFNQLAKPANLQNSAVLRMLEEEEARQRGGQPRLKRVAWPPPPEDQDLDFVEQGPVQAKHPQDYSSPRLAQTHAPAVFEAPPSTITLRPEPPISQAPAPVYQAQPAATKAPVSGNMRGDLKWPPASVRAQTEAENRARMELAKGPAVRPRRVHKDYSGFFAQHALNSTYPGYRAPPGTQYFTPSYHN is encoded by the exons ATGTCTGCGCAGAGGGCAATGTTCGTGAACAAACAATTCAACTCTCCTATCAATTTGTATTCACCTCAAGCAATACAGGAAACTTTGGATAGGCAAACTCAAGTTCTAGCTAATGGTGCAGTTGG GATCGATTTCAATCAACTCGCCAAACCAGCGAATTTACAAAACAGTGCGGTCCTACGAATGCTTGAAGAGGAAGAAGCAAGGCAACGAGGTGGTCAACCCA GACTTAAGCGCGTAGCTTGGCCTCCACCTCCAGAAGATCAGGATTTGGATTTCGTGGAGCAAGGACCCGTACAAGCGAAG CATCCTCAAGATTATAGTTCACCACGATTGGCACAAACTCACGCTCCTGCCGTTTTTGAAGCACCACCGTCCACAATCACACTTCGCCCGGAGCCTCCAATCTCACAG GCACCAGCGCCAGTTTACCAAGCACAACCTGCCGCGACAAAGGCTCCAGTAAGCGGAAACATGAGAGGAGACTTGAAGTGGCCGCCAGCATCGGTGAGAGCTCAAACGGAAGCCGAAAACAGAGCTAGGATGGAATTAGCGAAAGGTCCTGCTGTTAGACCTCGCAGAGTGCACAAGGACTATAGCGGATTTTTCGCTCAACACGCTTTGAACAGTACCTATCCTGGTTATCGAGCCCCGCCAGGCACTCAATACTTCACCCCTTCTTATCATAATTAG
- the LOC117159908 gene encoding uncharacterized protein LOC117159908 isoform X5 — MSAQRAMFVNKQFNSPINLYSPQAIQETLDRQTQVLANGAVGIDFNQLAKPANLQNSAVLRMLEEEEARQRGGQPRLKRVAWPPPPEDQDLDFVEQGPVQAKQHPQDYSSPRLAQTHAPAVFEAPPSTITLRPEPPISQAPAPVYQAQPAATKAPVSGNMRGDLKWPPASVRAQTEAENRARMELAKGPAVRPRRVHKDYSGFFAQHALNSTYPGYRAPPGTQYFTPSYHN, encoded by the exons ATGTCTGCGCAGAGGGCAATGTTCGTGAACAAACAATTCAACTCTCCTATCAATTTGTATTCACCTCAAGCAATACAGGAAACTTTGGATAGGCAAACTCAAGTTCTAGCTAATGGTGCAGTTGG GATCGATTTCAATCAACTCGCCAAACCAGCGAATTTACAAAACAGTGCGGTCCTACGAATGCTTGAAGAGGAAGAAGCAAGGCAACGAGGTGGTCAACCCA GACTTAAGCGCGTAGCTTGGCCTCCACCTCCAGAAGATCAGGATTTGGATTTCGTGGAGCAAGGACCCGTACAAGCGAAG CAGCATCCTCAAGATTATAGTTCACCACGATTGGCACAAACTCACGCTCCTGCCGTTTTTGAAGCACCACCGTCCACAATCACACTTCGCCCGGAGCCTCCAATCTCACAG GCACCAGCGCCAGTTTACCAAGCACAACCTGCCGCGACAAAGGCTCCAGTAAGCGGAAACATGAGAGGAGACTTGAAGTGGCCGCCAGCATCGGTGAGAGCTCAAACGGAAGCCGAAAACAGAGCTAGGATGGAATTAGCGAAAGGTCCTGCTGTTAGACCTCGCAGAGTGCACAAGGACTATAGCGGATTTTTCGCTCAACACGCTTTGAACAGTACCTATCCTGGTTATCGAGCCCCGCCAGGCACTCAATACTTCACCCCTTCTTATCATAATTAG
- the LOC117159908 gene encoding uncharacterized protein LOC117159908 isoform X2 yields MSAQRAMFVNKQFNSPINLYSPQAIQETLDRQTQVLANGAVGIDFNQLAKPANLQNSAVLRMLEEEEARQRGGQPRLKRVAWPPPPEDQDLDFVEQGPVQAKTRGIGDLASYQSSPSSGSSPQPPSTIARSSTRSAVPSSPSPVSPGGTLRQPSHFQLQSAPKGWRPVTPPATSPISQQPIQPNWYNQQQQQDHRAQHPQDYSSPRLAQTHAPAVFEAPPSTITLRPEPPISQAPAPVYQAQPAATKAPVSGNMRGDLKWPPASVRAQTEAENRARMELAKGPAVRPRRVHKDYSGFFAQHALNSTYPGYRAPPGTQYFTPSYHN; encoded by the exons ATGTCTGCGCAGAGGGCAATGTTCGTGAACAAACAATTCAACTCTCCTATCAATTTGTATTCACCTCAAGCAATACAGGAAACTTTGGATAGGCAAACTCAAGTTCTAGCTAATGGTGCAGTTGG GATCGATTTCAATCAACTCGCCAAACCAGCGAATTTACAAAACAGTGCGGTCCTACGAATGCTTGAAGAGGAAGAAGCAAGGCAACGAGGTGGTCAACCCA GACTTAAGCGCGTAGCTTGGCCTCCACCTCCAGAAGATCAGGATTTGGATTTCGTGGAGCAAGGACCCGTACAAGCGAAG ACTCGTGGAATCGGTGATCTCGCCTCGTACCAGAGCAGTCCCTCGTCAGGTTCATCACCCCAGCCGCCTTCGACGATCGCTCGTTCGTCGACTCGAAGCGCCGTTCCATCGTCTCCGTCGCCCGTTAGTCCTGGTGGAACACTGCGACAACCGTCACACTTTCAACTTCAGTCAGCGCCAAAGGGTTGGCGACCGGTAACACCACCGGCTACTTCTCCCATCTCGCAACAACCGATACAGCCGAATTGGTACAATCAGCAACAGCAACAAGATCATCGTGCTCAG CATCCTCAAGATTATAGTTCACCACGATTGGCACAAACTCACGCTCCTGCCGTTTTTGAAGCACCACCGTCCACAATCACACTTCGCCCGGAGCCTCCAATCTCACAG GCACCAGCGCCAGTTTACCAAGCACAACCTGCCGCGACAAAGGCTCCAGTAAGCGGAAACATGAGAGGAGACTTGAAGTGGCCGCCAGCATCGGTGAGAGCTCAAACGGAAGCCGAAAACAGAGCTAGGATGGAATTAGCGAAAGGTCCTGCTGTTAGACCTCGCAGAGTGCACAAGGACTATAGCGGATTTTTCGCTCAACACGCTTTGAACAGTACCTATCCTGGTTATCGAGCCCCGCCAGGCACTCAATACTTCACCCCTTCTTATCATAATTAG
- the LOC117159908 gene encoding uncharacterized protein LOC117159908 isoform X3, with the protein MLAQSRIDFNQLAKPANLQNSAVLRMLEEEEARQRGGQPRLKRVAWPPPPEDQDLDFVEQGPVQAKTRGIGDLASYQSSPSSGSSPQPPSTIARSSTRSAVPSSPSPVSPGGTLRQPSHFQLQSAPKGWRPVTPPATSPISQQPIQPNWYNQQQQQDHRAQQHPQDYSSPRLAQTHAPAVFEAPPSTITLRPEPPISQAPAPVYQAQPAATKAPVSGNMRGDLKWPPASVRAQTEAENRARMELAKGPAVRPRRVHKDYSGFFAQHALNSTYPGYRAPPGTQYFTPSYHN; encoded by the exons ATGCTCGCCCAAAGCAG GATCGATTTCAATCAACTCGCCAAACCAGCGAATTTACAAAACAGTGCGGTCCTACGAATGCTTGAAGAGGAAGAAGCAAGGCAACGAGGTGGTCAACCCA GACTTAAGCGCGTAGCTTGGCCTCCACCTCCAGAAGATCAGGATTTGGATTTCGTGGAGCAAGGACCCGTACAAGCGAAG ACTCGTGGAATCGGTGATCTCGCCTCGTACCAGAGCAGTCCCTCGTCAGGTTCATCACCCCAGCCGCCTTCGACGATCGCTCGTTCGTCGACTCGAAGCGCCGTTCCATCGTCTCCGTCGCCCGTTAGTCCTGGTGGAACACTGCGACAACCGTCACACTTTCAACTTCAGTCAGCGCCAAAGGGTTGGCGACCGGTAACACCACCGGCTACTTCTCCCATCTCGCAACAACCGATACAGCCGAATTGGTACAATCAGCAACAGCAACAAGATCATCGTGCTCAG CAGCATCCTCAAGATTATAGTTCACCACGATTGGCACAAACTCACGCTCCTGCCGTTTTTGAAGCACCACCGTCCACAATCACACTTCGCCCGGAGCCTCCAATCTCACAG GCACCAGCGCCAGTTTACCAAGCACAACCTGCCGCGACAAAGGCTCCAGTAAGCGGAAACATGAGAGGAGACTTGAAGTGGCCGCCAGCATCGGTGAGAGCTCAAACGGAAGCCGAAAACAGAGCTAGGATGGAATTAGCGAAAGGTCCTGCTGTTAGACCTCGCAGAGTGCACAAGGACTATAGCGGATTTTTCGCTCAACACGCTTTGAACAGTACCTATCCTGGTTATCGAGCCCCGCCAGGCACTCAATACTTCACCCCTTCTTATCATAATTAG
- the LOC117159908 gene encoding uncharacterized protein LOC117159908 isoform X4 has protein sequence MLEEEEARQRGGQPRLKRVAWPPPPEDQDLDFVEQGPVQAKTRGIGDLASYQSSPSSGSSPQPPSTIARSSTRSAVPSSPSPVSPGGTLRQPSHFQLQSAPKGWRPVTPPATSPISQQPIQPNWYNQQQQQDHRAQQHPQDYSSPRLAQTHAPAVFEAPPSTITLRPEPPISQAPAPVYQAQPAATKAPVSGNMRGDLKWPPASVRAQTEAENRARMELAKGPAVRPRRVHKDYSGFFAQHALNSTYPGYRAPPGTQYFTPSYHN, from the exons ATGCTTGAAGAGGAAGAAGCAAGGCAACGAGGTGGTCAACCCA GACTTAAGCGCGTAGCTTGGCCTCCACCTCCAGAAGATCAGGATTTGGATTTCGTGGAGCAAGGACCCGTACAAGCGAAG ACTCGTGGAATCGGTGATCTCGCCTCGTACCAGAGCAGTCCCTCGTCAGGTTCATCACCCCAGCCGCCTTCGACGATCGCTCGTTCGTCGACTCGAAGCGCCGTTCCATCGTCTCCGTCGCCCGTTAGTCCTGGTGGAACACTGCGACAACCGTCACACTTTCAACTTCAGTCAGCGCCAAAGGGTTGGCGACCGGTAACACCACCGGCTACTTCTCCCATCTCGCAACAACCGATACAGCCGAATTGGTACAATCAGCAACAGCAACAAGATCATCGTGCTCAG CAGCATCCTCAAGATTATAGTTCACCACGATTGGCACAAACTCACGCTCCTGCCGTTTTTGAAGCACCACCGTCCACAATCACACTTCGCCCGGAGCCTCCAATCTCACAG GCACCAGCGCCAGTTTACCAAGCACAACCTGCCGCGACAAAGGCTCCAGTAAGCGGAAACATGAGAGGAGACTTGAAGTGGCCGCCAGCATCGGTGAGAGCTCAAACGGAAGCCGAAAACAGAGCTAGGATGGAATTAGCGAAAGGTCCTGCTGTTAGACCTCGCAGAGTGCACAAGGACTATAGCGGATTTTTCGCTCAACACGCTTTGAACAGTACCTATCCTGGTTATCGAGCCCCGCCAGGCACTCAATACTTCACCCCTTCTTATCATAATTAG